The genomic region CATCATTCCTTATCCGCTCCAGTAACTGCTGAATACCCTTCAAGCACTTATCAATATCCTTCATGTTTTTCTCGTACTGCTGTATCATCTCCTCCACTTTCTTCCTGTCCAAATAGTCATTCACCGTGTCGGAGATGGTGGCTGTGGCACTGGTGATTCCCCCAGCGGCTGCAACACCAAGTCCCACTTCTGTTAGAATCAGAGAAGTCCCGAAGCTGAATGGCGATGCTATAAGGCCAACGATGGTGGCAATACCTCCAGCTACACTCACGGCACTTCCGGTGATGCTGGCAACAGTTGCACCATAATGGAAGTCATCCAGGTTATCGGCAATTTGGTGCAGCTCAGCAATGCTCTTCTTGAAGGAATCAGTGTGCTGCTCCATGAGCTTGATAAAGTACCGCATACCGTCCTTCGTTTTATGGGCAGCTTCCACAATATCTATAGGACAGGAAGGAGAACAAAAGGGTAAATGCAAGTGTCTTCTCAAAAGGAGCCACGTGTATAGTATCCTACCTGAAGCACGTTACAGTGTTTATCATCTTCTGCTTTTCCTACAGACACAGAACTAATGTGTAAATCCAAACCCTGCTCATCTATCTTAAACACAGAATATGACGACATATAAAGATGGCAAAGCCCATCAATGCGCACATTATCATACCTACTGCAATACAGCCAGGGCCGGTATAAGGATATTCGGCACTCTAGATGAACCATGAATCTTGCATCCTCCCCCCAAACCACCACCTATTTTAGCAGTGTTGGCACAGCATccacttctccctctctgccgTATCctgcattccccctccccacagtGCCCAGAATCCCTTTTCTCTAGCCCTCTATCCAgcatttctcttctcttccctcctagCATCAACGTTTCTCTCCCTGCTCAGCACACCAGCATCAGGCCAATATCTGTGCTCCCTTTTTGCCATGCCCAGTATTCTCTTTCTCCACCCCCTACAtgtccccccttctctctccaccacccAGCATCCTCTTTTCACAACTCTCCCATTGATATGGTTCTCCAAAATAAACGCTTAGAGCCAACAGCTGTACAGaaaagctttttatttaaatgctataaaataatataacaacgccttatggagagagagactggcagagtGCTAGGGAAAGCACTGACATAAATCCCCCTCTCTCAAATGATTTCACTGATAAGACTTTATATAGGATTTTTCTCTTGTACAattccaacccctaaactaggttacataattgtcaacaTTTCTATGATTGGTTTTCTACTATCAACAACTAATCTGAATGTAGATTTGTTCTCGCTCTGCATGTAAATTCATCCTCACCTTGTATGCTAATGGACTTGCAACTAACTACATTGTCATTTTGACCTTGTTGATTCTAAACAGTTCCTGTAGCCCTGAAGCCCTGTTCTTTTTGATTATTCAGCATTTTCTTTTTAGCCTGCAGCATCAGGTTGTCTAGCAAAAGCAAAGCAGAAATATTATATAATACTTATTAGCAGTTAAAAAATTCTtataatcaaaagaaaaataacacaacttaggagaacaagaataTTGACTTGTGACATATCAAAAAGTGTTACATTTCCTTTTCATTGCTCTTTATTACAAGTTATGCCTATGATAGGGCCTATGAGCACCACAACACCTCTCTTCCAGCTTCCTCTATCTTCACCCCCACATCTACCCAGCATCCATCTCCTTTTCTCTTGTGTGATGCCTTAAAAGTGAGTAGGTGGCCCTATCCCCTCAAACGTTTGGCACTGTAGGTGACAACTGAGTTTGCCTAATAGAAGAACAGGCCCTGAATTCACAAGAACACTTGATCTCTGGGTTTACCCTGCTGTGGCAGGGTGAATGCAAGCCTATATCGAATCATTAGTAAGGTCATCTTATGCAAAACTTCCTGTTACAACACCTTAAACCACTTCTCGAACCATCTAATTTCTGTACAATACTCCAATCTTTGGATTTCTCTTCAATGGACTACTGTGACTCATTATTTCTTGGTCTTCCCGATAATACTTTACGCTCTTTTCAGTTGATTCAAAATGCAGAAGCATGTCTGCTAACTGGAGCAAATGACTCTGGTTCTGCAGacactccactggcttccaattcatCAATGCATCAAATACAAAACAGCCGCCATGATATTTAACTTCCTGACTCACAATAACATTCCGTGGATTAATTCCACACCTAATATGCATTACtgtagccctaatgccatatgggttccaaatatctttttttgtagggtattctggttggcaccaaagaagtGAATGCAAGTTCTTGTGAtgttttttacctcagaagactgtactttgaatattctttttcatgtaaaatctattataaatgcataatttttaattgtgtacatGGCGAGAGCAGGAGGTAGGGGTGCAAAGGTATAAGATTTGCCAGGAGAGTCACATGATGCAGTGGAGAGGAAGAGGGTTAAATCCTCTCCTGGCCCCTGATCTCATGATCCAGCCCCATCCATGCCTGATAAGCGCTCAATTTTGCATTCGCTGACCCCAGCAAGATAAGGAGAGCACCTGAGACTCCTACCTGGGTCACGAAATGACATCCCGCGccacaaaaaaagataaagagaaaCTGCGGAGTCCAGAACAGCCCGCCATGATGGAGACAGAGGGACCTGGACGCACTTCGCCTGCAGCGCTTGATGACATAAAAGCAGCAGTTTCCGAAGTGCTCCGACCGGAGCTTAAAATAATCGCGGACAAGCTATCATAGATTTCCTCAACCCTGGCCAACTATGATCACCGTTTTAGTGAGCAGGAAGAGAGGGTATCTGACCTCCAAGATGGCACTTGTACAACGTGAGTGGAGATCACCAAACTACGAGAGACCGTCGCCAAACAGGCCGAGAGGTTagaagacctggagaacaggtcttGACGATCACATCTAAGATTTTTGGGGTTTCCGGAATCGCTCGATGAGCCTGTCAAAGTTTTTGGAGAACTGGCTGTCTAAAGAATTACAACTCACGATGATGCATGGGCCGCTGAGAATGGAGCGCGAGCACAGGCTACGCCCTAAAGAGGGGAAAAGTGGCCGCCCGAGAGTAATAATtgctaaaaaataattttattttttaatgtatgttaTCTTCAAGAACAAATACAAACATTTGTTACAATATTCAGATATTGTAATTATTTTAACATTCAAATATTAACTAAAGCAAAAAGTTTACATCTGGTATGAAAGGTAATATTCAGAAGGATATAAAAAATATAAGCGGAtttgaggaaaaagaaaagtaggATAATTCCTTCTTTCTATAACAATTGAAAACAGAGTACATCTAGATATTTTAACTTTGCCACAAGTCCCAATTTTGCAGATTATTGGGTGTGGGAATCGAGAAAGCTCGAAGTTGAGATAAttcaaagaatacatatttttgaTTTTGATATACAATTTCACATTTGCATGGacattttaataacattttccCACCTAAAGCTTCAACCTCTGTTCTcaggtttctttttatttatttatttaaaacttttatatactgacgttcataagcatatcacatcggtttacaggtaacaggggaaTAAATATTTTGGAACTGAGAGGgaagtataaagttacatgtaacaagggtatAGAAGAACTTGGAAGAGTTGTAGAAAAAAGGTCAGGTGACCTAGGAGAGAGGATTTTAAATAGATAGAATAATAATAACTATAATATCATTGcttgttaatacatttttttctcctaTCTTGCGTATCTTTAGAAAAATCGGGATAAATCCAAATTTTATCACCGTGAAACAAGGATAATCGGTTCCGCATAAAACGTCTGAGGACTGTTTCTCTATCTGAAGCAAAAGAAAACGAAACGTGTAAAGCAGATCTACTCATTATTACAGTATCGAGAAAATGGCGTAAGGCTTTTAATCCCGTAGGCTGAGGCCACTCTTGGATGCTTTTCAACTTttggggatccatttgaaagccatCTTTGGACCCAATGTGCCCTAAAAAAGGCACAGATTCCTGATGAAAAGCACACTTTGAGCTTCGCGTAGAGGTGGTTGTCTCGTAGTCTTCGAAGTACCTTTATCACATCTGCCTGATGCGTCTGAaggtcttgagagaagatcaggatgtcatctaaatataccacaTGCACTGAAACAGTAAGTCTCAcagaatttcattcatcatattcagAAACATCGCTGGAAGGGCATGACTTAAGTACTCAatgtccatcacgggtgttaaaggctgtttGTCAGCTTCAACAGCTGTCCAGATGTCactggaattcctccaggtcaggtcagTAAGGCATTTTAAGGGCATTCAAGGactgcaagcaggccaaggcagcagaggattctgggtcagttgccctCTGAGCTCAAGCACACATATCACTTTAAAGCCgcttactgctttttttttttactccattttccggttttctctttctttctgcttttgctaggtttttttttttcaaaaaacaaaacggAGAATTAGAGAGGTAACACTGATGAAAAGTGCCATTGGGGGGCTCCCGAAGCAGTGAGGCAAGGCCAAAAATGAAGAGTgagaaaaatatagaaaagagagagagaagtctgTCTATGCCCCGGcgtggagaaaaaagaaaagactgaggGACCTCCGAGGCAATGGTTGCGTGGGAAATCCCGCATATGCTCAATAGAGCAAAGGCTCTATGAGCTAGGAGAGAGAGGTCTAGGTTGATGCCATCAGTGCACATCACCCAAGatgatggctaattcagcctgcttatatatggaaaaaaaaccatcactcataataataaaacgaaaaaatatttcaaaactgcagatgaatagaacattcaataattaaaaactcataattgCTTTCATATTTTCCccaaaacccaataaaatatttcaaaagggcagacaacaaataacacaaaaattaaaactaagggaaaagttaaccaaattatagctacacaattcaAGGTTCCACATCTGGAgtcactattcaggaaaaggatctagggtgtcattgttgataacacattgaaatcttctgctcagcgtgcatcagcagccaagaaagcaaaaagaatgctaggaattattaggaaaggaatggagaataaaacagagcatatcataatgtctctgtatcactccatggtgcatcctcatcttgtgttcatatatcatacacacacagaatgctggggattattaggaaaggaatggagaataaacagagaatatcataatgcctctgtatcactccatggtgcatcctcatcttgtgttcatatatcatacacacacagaatgctggggattattaggaaaggaatggagaataaaacagagaatatcataatgcctctgtatcactccatggtgcatcctcatcttgtgtgcatatatcatacacaaacagaatgctggggattattaggaaaggaatggagaataaacagagaatatcataatgcctctgtatcactccatggtgcatcctcatcttgtgttcatatatcatacacaaacagaatgctggggattattaggaaaggaatggagaataaaacagagcatatcataatgcctctgtatcactccatggtgcatcctc from Rhinatrema bivittatum chromosome 13, aRhiBiv1.1, whole genome shotgun sequence harbors:
- the LOC115075070 gene encoding apolipoprotein L domain-containing protein 1-like codes for the protein MQKQVAPREWDYVEDESDTFDIVEAAHKTKDGMRYFIKLMEQHTDSFKKSIAELHQIADNLDDFHYGATVASITGSAVSVAGGIATIVGLIASPFSFGTSLILTEVGLGVAAAGGITSATATISDTVNDYLDRKKVEEMIQQYEKNMKDIDKCLKGIQQLLERIRNDENFSKFTLHDLEPVMILAMPRLGRGIVSAAEIVRLVKLSKVTESAVEGIRSIAKVTGVLAGIFLLLDAFSITKDAIDLQKGAKAESAANIRQAADDLEKGFKELCEVRNKFEETPSQP